A region of Mesorhizobium sp. M3A.F.Ca.ET.080.04.2.1 DNA encodes the following proteins:
- a CDS encoding carbohydrate ABC transporter permease, with the protein MSSRLLNQLSLFFAALVLVSPAILFFLWMISLSLKFEIDNGAYPPILIPERFAWSNYAKVFEENNFLLYMWNSVLVTGTATLLALLIGVPAGYGIARLKAERSAIVIMIARMTPGLSYLIPLFLLFQWLGILGTLWPQIIIHLVVTVPIVVWVMIGYFETTPMELEEAANIDGASSWQVFRLVALPIAKPGIVVAFILSIIFSWNNFVFGVVLASRETRTLPVAVYNMLSYEQVSWGPLAAAALVVTLPVLVLTMFAQRQIVAGLTAGAVKGG; encoded by the coding sequence ATGAGTTCGCGGCTTCTCAACCAGCTGAGCCTGTTCTTCGCGGCGCTGGTGCTGGTCTCGCCGGCAATCCTGTTCTTCCTCTGGATGATCTCGCTGTCGCTGAAGTTCGAGATCGACAACGGCGCCTATCCGCCGATCCTGATCCCCGAGCGCTTCGCCTGGTCGAACTATGCGAAGGTTTTCGAGGAGAACAATTTCCTGCTCTACATGTGGAATTCGGTTCTGGTCACCGGCACGGCCACGCTTCTGGCGCTGCTGATCGGCGTGCCGGCCGGCTACGGCATCGCCAGGCTGAAGGCGGAACGCTCGGCGATCGTCATCATGATCGCCCGCATGACGCCGGGGCTCTCCTACCTCATCCCGCTATTCCTCCTGTTCCAGTGGCTGGGCATCCTCGGCACGCTGTGGCCGCAGATCATCATCCATCTGGTGGTGACGGTGCCGATCGTGGTCTGGGTGATGATCGGCTATTTCGAGACGACGCCGATGGAGCTGGAAGAGGCGGCCAACATCGACGGCGCCAGCTCCTGGCAGGTGTTCCGGCTGGTGGCGCTGCCGATCGCCAAGCCTGGCATCGTCGTCGCCTTCATCCTGTCGATCATCTTCTCGTGGAACAATTTCGTCTTTGGCGTGGTGCTCGCCAGCCGCGAGACCAGGACCCTGCCGGTCGCGGTCTACAACATGTTGTCCTACGAGCAGGTGAGTTGGGGACCGCTCGCCGCGGCAGCATTGGTGGTGACGCTGCCGGTGCTGGTTCTGACCATGTTCGCGCAACGGCAGATCGTCGCCGGGCTTACCGCCGGCGCGGTCAAGGGCGGCTGA
- a CDS encoding GntR family transcriptional regulator produces MDDTSEPATLREKAYASFTRHLLARDLKPGQFVSQRELVAFTGLPLGAIREIVPRLEAEGLLMTIPQRGMQIAHIDISLIREAFQFRLFMEREAVALFAVSASDAELARLRREHEDMLAQALAQTATPEMEAKAQNIDWAMHDTFITALDNEIIAKAYLVNSVKIRLIHQERFRIDGRVVPVMREHLAVIEALESRNPQKAVEAISQHIDNARRLALQF; encoded by the coding sequence ATGGACGACACGAGCGAACCGGCGACCCTCAGGGAGAAGGCCTATGCCAGCTTCACGCGGCACCTGCTGGCGCGCGACCTGAAGCCCGGCCAGTTCGTGTCGCAGCGCGAGCTGGTGGCCTTCACCGGCCTGCCGCTTGGCGCCATCCGCGAGATCGTGCCGCGGCTCGAGGCCGAGGGCCTGCTGATGACGATCCCGCAGCGCGGCATGCAGATCGCGCATATCGACATCAGCCTGATCCGCGAGGCGTTCCAGTTTCGCCTGTTCATGGAGCGCGAGGCCGTCGCGCTGTTTGCCGTCAGCGCCTCGGACGCCGAGCTGGCGCGTCTCAGGCGCGAGCATGAGGACATGCTGGCCCAGGCGCTGGCGCAGACGGCGACCCCGGAAATGGAAGCCAAGGCCCAGAACATCGATTGGGCGATGCATGACACATTCATAACCGCGCTGGACAACGAGATCATCGCCAAGGCCTATCTGGTCAATTCGGTGAAGATCCGGCTCATCCACCAGGAGCGGTTTCGCATCGACGGACGCGTGGTGCCGGTGATGCGCGAGCATCTGGCCGTGATCGAGGCACTGGAAAGCCGCAATCCGCAGAAGGCGGTCGAGGCGATCAGCCAGCACATCGACAATGCGCGCCGGCTGGCGCTCCAGTTTTGA
- the chrA gene encoding chromate efflux transporter, with the protein MTVLAKDGTARPAEIPAVPTFREATRLWAKIGVLSFGGPAGQIALMHKELVEERRWIGEERFLHALNYCMLLPGPEAQQLAVYVGWLLHRTAGGLVAGTLFVLPGALVMLGLSSFYMLYNDAPVIEALFFGVKAAVLAVVVEAVIRIGRRALKNRMMVAIAVMAFLAIYVARLPFPLIVLAAGLIGWIGSRYAPGLFSGSAHGKGGAAADTRGVVDLMFERGELGHTRPTRWHAARIIAIWLPLWLGPVALIAALAGPGSVWAQIGGFFSLMAVVTFGGAYAVLAYVAQAAVNSFGWLSPGEMVDGLGLAETTPGPLILVLQFVGFAAAYRHGSAISPLLAGSLGALLTLWATFVPCFFWIFLGAPYIEQLRQNKALSAALGAITAAVVGVVMNLALWFALHVVFAHVQSVAWGVEVPVLSSLDWRAALLSIAAMIAMLRLKAGMLPTLLGSALLGLALQAL; encoded by the coding sequence ATGACCGTCCTTGCCAAAGACGGCACCGCGCGGCCAGCCGAGATTCCCGCTGTGCCGACCTTCCGCGAAGCGACGCGGCTTTGGGCCAAGATTGGTGTCCTGTCCTTCGGCGGCCCGGCCGGGCAGATCGCGCTGATGCACAAGGAACTGGTCGAGGAGCGCCGCTGGATCGGCGAGGAGCGTTTTCTGCACGCGCTCAACTACTGCATGCTGTTGCCGGGGCCGGAGGCGCAGCAGCTCGCCGTCTATGTCGGCTGGCTGCTGCACCGGACGGCCGGCGGCCTGGTTGCCGGCACATTGTTCGTGCTGCCGGGCGCGCTGGTCATGCTCGGCCTCAGCAGCTTCTACATGCTCTACAACGATGCACCTGTCATCGAAGCGCTGTTCTTCGGCGTCAAGGCTGCGGTGCTTGCCGTCGTCGTCGAAGCCGTCATCCGCATCGGCAGGCGAGCGCTCAAGAACCGGATGATGGTGGCGATCGCGGTGATGGCTTTCTTAGCCATCTATGTGGCGAGGCTGCCGTTTCCGCTGATCGTCCTTGCGGCAGGGCTGATCGGCTGGATCGGCAGCCGTTATGCGCCGGGGCTGTTTTCAGGCTCGGCGCACGGCAAAGGCGGCGCCGCAGCCGATACGCGTGGCGTGGTCGACCTGATGTTCGAACGCGGTGAACTCGGCCACACCAGGCCGACCCGATGGCACGCGGCCCGCATCATCGCCATCTGGCTGCCGCTCTGGCTCGGACCTGTGGCGCTCATCGCCGCGCTGGCGGGGCCGGGCAGCGTGTGGGCGCAGATAGGCGGATTCTTCAGCCTGATGGCGGTCGTCACCTTCGGCGGCGCCTATGCGGTCCTCGCCTATGTCGCGCAGGCGGCGGTGAACTCCTTCGGCTGGCTGTCGCCGGGAGAAATGGTAGACGGGCTGGGGCTCGCCGAGACGACGCCAGGCCCGCTCATCCTCGTGCTGCAGTTCGTCGGTTTTGCCGCCGCCTATCGCCACGGAAGCGCCATCAGCCCGCTTCTGGCCGGCTCGCTCGGAGCGCTGCTGACGCTCTGGGCCACCTTCGTGCCCTGCTTCTTCTGGATCTTTCTCGGCGCCCCCTACATCGAGCAGCTGCGGCAGAACAAGGCGCTGTCGGCGGCGCTCGGCGCCATCACGGCCGCGGTGGTCGGCGTGGTGATGAATCTTGCGCTGTGGTTCGCGCTGCATGTCGTCTTCGCTCATGTCCAGAGCGTCGCTTGGGGCGTCGAGGTTCCCGTCCTCTCCTCTCTCGACTGGCGCGCGGCACTGCTTTCTATCGCTGCGATGATTGCCATGTTGAGACTGAAAGCCGGTATGTTGCCGACGCTTCTCGGATCGGCGCTGCTGGGGCTTGCCCTCCAGGCATTGTGA
- a CDS encoding chromate resistance protein ChrB domain-containing protein has product MPSTTAITVQQLSRLVGLPDAPILIDVRTDEDYQADPRLLPASYRRDFKTVSTWAAEFSASKVVVICHRGQKLSQGVAAWLRHEGIPAESLEGGFEAWAAAKAPLVSASAIPPRDEQGRTVWVTRSRPKVDRVACPWLIRRFVDPDAVFLFVDPAEVPLVADRFAAVAFDIEGVFWSHRGERCTFDTMIEEFGLRIEALDRLALIVRGADTARLDLVPQAAGFLAASLGLSRMFRDDLEQLEAGMLLYDAFFRWCRDATEETHNWPAGGKAQ; this is encoded by the coding sequence ATGCCATCAACGACCGCAATCACCGTTCAGCAGCTTTCCCGTCTCGTCGGGCTGCCGGATGCTCCAATTCTCATCGACGTCCGCACCGATGAAGACTACCAGGCCGATCCGCGCCTGCTGCCGGCTTCTTACCGGCGCGATTTCAAAACCGTCTCGACCTGGGCGGCCGAGTTTTCTGCATCAAAGGTCGTCGTCATCTGCCATAGGGGGCAGAAGCTCTCGCAGGGCGTTGCCGCATGGCTACGCCACGAAGGCATTCCGGCGGAATCGCTCGAAGGCGGTTTCGAGGCCTGGGCTGCCGCCAAGGCACCGTTGGTCTCCGCCAGCGCGATCCCGCCGCGCGACGAGCAGGGACGCACCGTATGGGTCACCCGTTCCCGGCCGAAGGTCGATCGCGTTGCCTGTCCCTGGCTGATCCGCCGTTTCGTCGATCCCGATGCGGTGTTCCTGTTCGTCGATCCGGCCGAGGTGCCCCTGGTGGCCGATCGCTTCGCCGCGGTTGCCTTCGACATCGAAGGCGTGTTCTGGAGCCATCGCGGCGAGCGCTGCACCTTCGACACGATGATCGAGGAATTCGGCCTGCGCATCGAGGCGCTCGATCGCCTGGCACTGATCGTGCGCGGGGCTGACACGGCGCGGCTCGACCTCGTGCCGCAGGCGGCCGGTTTTCTCGCCGCCTCGCTCGGCCTGTCGCGCATGTTCCGCGACGACCTCGAGCAGCTCGAAGCCGGCATGCTTCTTTACGACGCCTTCTTCCGCTGGTGCCGCGATGCCACCGAGGAGACGCATAACTGGCCGGCCGGAGGCAAAGCGCAATGA
- a CDS encoding sugar ABC transporter permease, with protein MSAIAPERAGVTTQAVDGSQPVRLAPNYWPFVLPALVVVSAVIVFPWAFTLWMSVNSWTLGQSRSFAGMENYLRLASDPRFWESLWHTLTYTFLSVAAPMLFGTVAALIFDAKFPLRGLMRGIFVMPMMATPVAVALVWTMMFHPQLGVLNYLLSLVGIPAQEWIFNANSVIPSLVAVETWQWTPLVMLIVLGGLASVPREPFESAEIDGANAWQQFRYLTLPMIAPFLMIAVIIRTIDALKSFDIIYAMTQGGPGTASETINIYLYNTAFSYYDMGYGSAMAVVFFIVIVALSFILLMLRQRSQWIDVEGK; from the coding sequence ATGTCCGCCATCGCCCCAGAACGCGCAGGGGTGACGACGCAAGCCGTCGACGGGAGCCAGCCGGTGCGGCTGGCTCCCAACTACTGGCCTTTCGTCCTTCCGGCGCTCGTCGTCGTCAGCGCGGTGATCGTCTTTCCCTGGGCATTCACGCTGTGGATGAGCGTCAACAGCTGGACCCTCGGCCAGTCGCGCAGCTTTGCCGGCATGGAGAATTATCTGCGCCTGGCGAGTGACCCGCGCTTCTGGGAGTCGCTCTGGCACACCTTGACCTACACCTTCCTGTCGGTGGCGGCACCAATGCTCTTCGGCACGGTGGCCGCTTTGATCTTCGATGCCAAGTTCCCGCTGCGGGGCCTGATGCGCGGTATCTTCGTGATGCCGATGATGGCCACTCCGGTTGCCGTGGCGCTGGTCTGGACGATGATGTTCCACCCGCAGCTCGGTGTGCTCAACTATCTCCTGTCGCTGGTCGGCATTCCGGCGCAGGAATGGATATTCAACGCCAACTCGGTCATCCCTTCGCTGGTCGCGGTCGAGACCTGGCAATGGACGCCGCTGGTGATGCTGATCGTGCTGGGCGGGCTGGCGTCGGTGCCGCGCGAGCCGTTCGAGAGCGCCGAGATCGACGGCGCCAACGCGTGGCAGCAGTTCCGCTATCTGACCTTGCCGATGATCGCGCCCTTCCTGATGATCGCGGTGATCATCCGCACCATCGATGCGCTGAAGAGCTTCGACATCATCTACGCGATGACCCAGGGCGGGCCCGGCACGGCGTCGGAGACCATCAACATCTACCTCTACAACACCGCCTTTTCCTATTACGACATGGGCTACGGCTCGGCCATGGCCGTCGTCTTCTTCATCGTCATCGTGGCGCTGTCCTTCATCCTGCTGATGCTGCGCCAGCGCTCGCAATGGATCGACGTGGAGGGCAAATAG
- a CDS encoding sugar ABC transporter substrate-binding protein, translated as MSTNSFNPTRRQLLQGTAALAAAGLAGLRPGFAAGVDWKRFAGTTLDVNLVKSPRSDTILKNLAEFEELTGIKVNAEATPEQQQRQKTVIELSSGKPSFDVVHLSYHVQKRQFEKGGWLADISGYLADPALTDPGLVESDFAEAGMQFAKDGQGVLRSLPFSVDYWILYWNKELFDAKGLKYPETFEQLVTAAEALTDPSSNTFGFVARGLKNANTPVWTSLMLGYDMTPLGSDGKLRTTSPEAVEAASLYQRLMTKAAPPGVTGFNWAEAQSAFLQGKIGMWFDGVGFAPPMENPEKSRVVGKVGYGVVPKGPKAHAAGTFGDGIGVTSASTKKEAAYLFCQWAVSPAMGARLLQAGGGVPFRKSVLEDPKVREGVTMPPSWLDAVVGSGNISRLALPVIIPVTEFRDIYGVALTNMIAGADPAEELKKATEQFQPVLDRSEQG; from the coding sequence ATGTCGACCAATTCGTTCAATCCAACCAGGAGACAGCTGCTCCAAGGAACCGCCGCGCTCGCCGCCGCGGGTCTTGCCGGTCTTCGTCCGGGCTTCGCCGCCGGCGTCGACTGGAAGCGCTTTGCGGGCACCACGCTCGACGTCAATCTGGTAAAGAGCCCGCGCAGCGACACCATCCTGAAGAATCTCGCCGAGTTCGAGGAACTGACCGGCATCAAGGTCAATGCGGAAGCGACGCCGGAGCAGCAGCAGCGTCAGAAGACGGTGATCGAGCTCAGCTCCGGCAAGCCCAGCTTCGACGTCGTGCATTTGAGCTACCATGTGCAGAAGCGGCAGTTCGAGAAGGGCGGCTGGCTGGCCGACATCTCAGGCTACCTGGCCGATCCGGCGCTCACCGATCCGGGCCTCGTCGAAAGCGACTTCGCCGAGGCCGGCATGCAGTTCGCCAAGGACGGCCAGGGCGTGCTGCGCTCGCTGCCGTTCTCGGTCGACTACTGGATCCTTTACTGGAACAAGGAGCTGTTCGACGCCAAGGGGCTGAAATATCCCGAGACCTTCGAGCAGCTGGTGACCGCCGCCGAAGCGCTGACCGACCCATCGAGCAACACCTTCGGCTTCGTCGCCCGCGGCCTCAAGAATGCCAACACGCCGGTGTGGACGTCGCTGATGCTCGGCTACGACATGACGCCGCTCGGCAGCGACGGCAAGCTGCGCACCACCTCGCCGGAGGCGGTCGAAGCCGCCAGCCTCTACCAGCGGCTGATGACCAAGGCGGCGCCTCCGGGCGTCACCGGGTTCAACTGGGCCGAGGCGCAGTCCGCCTTCCTGCAGGGCAAGATCGGCATGTGGTTCGACGGCGTCGGCTTTGCGCCGCCCATGGAAAACCCCGAGAAGTCGCGGGTGGTCGGCAAGGTCGGCTATGGTGTCGTGCCCAAGGGTCCCAAGGCGCATGCCGCGGGCACTTTCGGCGACGGTATCGGCGTGACCTCGGCCAGCACCAAGAAGGAAGCGGCCTACCTGTTCTGCCAATGGGCGGTGTCGCCGGCAATGGGCGCGCGCCTGCTGCAGGCCGGCGGCGGCGTGCCGTTCCGCAAATCGGTGCTCGAGGATCCCAAGGTGCGCGAGGGCGTCACCATGCCGCCGAGCTGGCTGGATGCCGTGGTCGGCTCCGGCAACATCAGCCGGCTGGCGCTGCCGGTCATCATCCCGGTCACCGAGTTCCGCGACATCTACGGCGTGGCGCTGACCAACATGATCGCCGGCGCCGATCCGGCCGAAGAGCTGAAGAAGGCGACCGAGCAGTTCCAGCCGGTTCTCGACAGGAGCGAGCAAGGCTGA
- a CDS encoding efflux RND transporter periplasmic adaptor subunit, which produces MKRFTIITAILLLLVLVCGGIVGFNIMRDKGIKQFFAAMKPPAATVSTVVVKPSDWTPGVEAIGTVSAVRGVDLTVETSGIVKEIRFHANQKVAADAVLLQLDDAVERADLVAQKAQAASDQAALTRALELQRRGVGTDATLDAARAAATASAAQVNKLQAVLDQKQLAAPFTGTVGIPKIDIGQYLAPGNSVVTLQDLDTMRVDFSVPEQQLPLLKIGQTVRLGTGGGEMPFAGAIRGINPKIDPTSRLVAIRAEVANPEGKLTPGQFVQVRVELPEENNVLSLPQTALTSSLYGDYVFVVVPAKPADAGAAPAAKPDERKAAADKPAASADKAQSDAAKPAAGATTPPADPAKSAAKPAVDASKPAADAQKPALVLSQVFVKPGRRNEGMVEIVDGLKAGDEVVTAGQNRLFNGMPVAVDNTIDPSKSANKQAQQ; this is translated from the coding sequence GTGAAGCGCTTCACCATCATCACCGCAATACTGCTGCTGCTCGTTTTGGTGTGTGGCGGCATCGTTGGCTTCAACATCATGCGCGACAAGGGCATCAAGCAGTTCTTCGCCGCCATGAAGCCGCCGGCCGCGACTGTCTCGACCGTTGTCGTGAAGCCTTCCGACTGGACGCCGGGCGTCGAGGCGATCGGCACCGTGAGTGCCGTGCGCGGCGTCGATCTCACGGTCGAAACCAGCGGCATCGTCAAGGAGATCCGCTTTCATGCCAACCAGAAGGTCGCCGCCGACGCTGTGCTGTTGCAGCTCGACGACGCCGTCGAGCGCGCCGACCTGGTTGCGCAAAAGGCCCAGGCCGCCTCCGACCAGGCGGCCTTGACCCGCGCGCTCGAATTGCAGCGACGCGGCGTCGGCACCGATGCAACCCTCGACGCTGCGCGCGCGGCGGCGACCGCCTCCGCGGCGCAGGTCAACAAGCTGCAGGCGGTGCTCGACCAGAAGCAACTGGCCGCGCCCTTCACCGGCACCGTGGGCATCCCGAAAATCGATATCGGCCAGTATCTGGCGCCCGGTAATTCGGTGGTGACGCTGCAGGACCTGGATACGATGCGCGTCGACTTCTCGGTTCCCGAACAGCAGCTGCCGCTGCTGAAGATCGGGCAGACCGTCCGCTTGGGCACCGGTGGTGGCGAAATGCCGTTCGCCGGCGCCATCCGCGGCATCAATCCCAAGATCGATCCGACCAGCCGGCTCGTGGCGATCCGGGCCGAAGTCGCCAATCCGGAGGGCAAGCTGACGCCCGGTCAGTTCGTTCAGGTTCGCGTCGAATTGCCGGAGGAGAACAATGTCCTGTCGCTGCCGCAGACGGCTCTGACGTCCAGCCTTTATGGTGACTATGTCTTCGTGGTCGTACCTGCCAAGCCCGCGGACGCAGGCGCCGCCCCGGCAGCGAAGCCCGACGAGCGGAAGGCAGCCGCCGACAAGCCGGCGGCGAGCGCCGACAAGGCGCAGTCCGATGCCGCGAAGCCTGCAGCCGGGGCGACCACCCCCCCTGCCGACCCGGCAAAGTCCGCTGCCAAGCCGGCCGTCGATGCGAGCAAGCCGGCGGCCGACGCACAGAAGCCCGCGCTCGTCCTGTCGCAGGTGTTCGTAAAGCCCGGCCGCCGCAACGAAGGCATGGTCGAGATCGTCGATGGCCTGAAGGCCGGAGACGAAGTGGTGACCGCCGGCCAGAACCGCCTGTTCAACGGCATGCCGGTCGCCGTCGACAACACCATCGATCCGAGCAAATCGGCAAACAAGCAGGCGCAGCAATGA
- the ugpC gene encoding sn-glycerol-3-phosphate ABC transporter ATP-binding protein UgpC: MASVTINNVQKAFGSAKIIHDVSVDIADGEFVILVGPSGCGKSTLLRMIAGLETISAGKIAIGERTVNNLRARDRNIAMVFQNYALYPHMTVADNMGFALKIKKADPADTAGRVKRAASILGLEKLLDRYPRQLSGGQRQRVAMGRAIVRDPQVFLFDEPLSNLDAKLRVQMRGEIKALHQRLGTTTIYVTHDQIEAMTMADKIVVLHDGLVEQIGAPLDLYDRPANLFVAGFIGSPSMNFIHGHIEEGIFRSAGGLTLPLPDGIQPSEAAGRELVYGIRPEHIRATGQGLSGTVTLMEATGSEIFATVDCGGEVISCLFRERLALKQGEDVRIEVDRACAHLFDAKTGRRI, encoded by the coding sequence ATGGCATCGGTAACGATCAACAACGTGCAGAAGGCCTTCGGGAGCGCCAAGATCATCCACGACGTCAGCGTCGACATCGCCGATGGCGAGTTCGTCATCCTCGTCGGACCGTCGGGCTGCGGGAAGTCGACGCTGCTGCGCATGATCGCGGGGCTCGAAACGATCTCGGCCGGCAAGATCGCGATCGGCGAGCGCACCGTGAACAACCTCAGGGCACGGGACCGCAACATCGCCATGGTGTTCCAGAACTATGCGCTCTATCCGCATATGACAGTGGCCGACAACATGGGCTTCGCGCTGAAGATCAAGAAGGCCGATCCGGCCGACACGGCGGGCCGGGTCAAGCGGGCGGCAAGCATTCTCGGCCTCGAGAAACTGCTCGATCGCTATCCACGCCAGCTTTCCGGCGGCCAGCGCCAGCGCGTCGCCATGGGCCGCGCCATCGTGCGCGACCCGCAGGTGTTCCTGTTCGACGAGCCGCTCTCCAATCTCGACGCCAAATTGCGCGTGCAGATGCGCGGCGAGATCAAGGCGCTGCACCAGCGGCTCGGCACCACCACCATCTACGTCACGCACGACCAGATCGAGGCCATGACCATGGCCGACAAGATCGTCGTGCTCCATGACGGCCTCGTCGAGCAGATCGGCGCGCCGCTCGATCTCTATGACCGTCCGGCCAATCTGTTCGTCGCCGGCTTCATCGGCTCGCCCTCCATGAACTTCATCCACGGCCATATCGAGGAAGGCATCTTCCGCAGCGCCGGCGGGCTGACGCTGCCGCTGCCGGACGGCATCCAGCCGAGCGAGGCCGCGGGAAGGGAACTGGTCTACGGCATCCGCCCCGAGCATATCCGGGCGACCGGCCAGGGGCTTTCCGGCACCGTCACGCTGATGGAGGCGACCGGATCGGAAATCTTCGCCACGGTCGACTGCGGCGGGGAGGTGATCTCCTGCCTCTTCCGCGAGCGGCTGGCGCTGAAGCAAGGCGAGGACGTGCGCATCGAGGTCGACCGCGCTTGCGCCCACCTGTTCGACGCCAAGACCGGCCGGCGCATCTGA
- a CDS encoding dihydrodipicolinate synthase family protein, which translates to MASRFGLSVALTTPFDAAGRIVMPLMTAHARACLDAGCSSVTLFGTTGEGASVGRAERQMVIDAMLAAGIAADQLVAGVLVDAAEDAAEQCRQALQLGARNILLAPPSYFKNVGDAGLFGWFAAVFESLGPLARGMLLYNIPSVTTVKLSLDLIGRLRKAYPGVVAGVKDSGGDWAYSEALLKAHGDLIILIGDERHLAPAVRIGGQGAISGMANFAAGELRAMAENGTDDPRVEGFVLELLKQPVIPAVKAMVARTSGDERWLTVRPPLEPVTLQERQQLGAAYDRLFATQAA; encoded by the coding sequence GTGGCGTCGCGCTTTGGATTATCGGTTGCCCTCACAACGCCCTTTGACGCCGCCGGGCGGATCGTCATGCCGCTCATGACCGCGCATGCCCGAGCCTGCCTGGACGCCGGCTGCAGCAGCGTGACGCTGTTCGGCACCACCGGGGAAGGCGCCTCGGTCGGCAGGGCGGAGCGGCAGATGGTCATCGACGCCATGCTTGCGGCAGGGATTGCGGCCGACCAGCTCGTCGCCGGGGTGCTGGTCGATGCGGCGGAGGATGCGGCCGAGCAGTGCCGCCAAGCCTTGCAGCTCGGCGCCCGCAACATCCTGCTCGCGCCGCCGAGCTACTTCAAGAATGTCGGCGACGCCGGGCTGTTCGGCTGGTTTGCCGCAGTGTTCGAGTCGCTCGGTCCGCTCGCCCGGGGCATGCTGCTCTACAACATCCCTTCGGTCACCACGGTGAAGCTGTCGCTGGACCTGATCGGCCGTCTGCGCAAGGCCTATCCGGGCGTGGTCGCCGGGGTCAAGGATTCCGGCGGGGACTGGGCCTACAGCGAAGCGCTGCTCAAAGCGCATGGCGATCTGATCATCCTGATCGGCGATGAACGGCATCTGGCGCCTGCGGTGCGGATCGGCGGCCAGGGAGCGATTTCCGGCATGGCCAATTTCGCCGCGGGCGAGCTTCGCGCCATGGCCGAAAACGGGACCGACGATCCCCGCGTCGAAGGCTTTGTGCTCGAGCTGCTGAAGCAGCCGGTCATTCCGGCGGTGAAGGCCATGGTGGCGCGGACCAGCGGTGATGAACGCTGGCTGACGGTGCGGCCGCCGCTGGAGCCGGTGACATTGCAGGAGCGGCAGCAATTGGGCGCTGCCTACGACAGGCTGTTCGCGACACAGGCGGCGTGA
- a CDS encoding TetR family transcriptional regulator: MKARRANSRDRILAAAADVAREAGPGSLSLDAVASRAGVSKGGLLYNFPTKAKLMQGLVENYLSAFEEALEARVAGAGQESALSAYIKLSADDCEEPKPSASWMFSAIAEDPDFLTPIKSFKRQLFERLKGETKDVGSLLVCFLAIEGMRSMNLFDFDVLSKDERQLLIESLLKIAG; the protein is encoded by the coding sequence ATGAAAGCACGCAGGGCAAATTCGCGCGACAGGATACTGGCCGCCGCCGCCGATGTGGCGCGCGAGGCGGGTCCGGGAAGCCTGTCGCTCGATGCCGTCGCCAGCCGGGCTGGCGTCTCCAAGGGCGGCCTGCTTTATAATTTTCCGACCAAAGCCAAGCTGATGCAGGGCTTGGTGGAAAACTACCTCAGCGCCTTCGAAGAGGCCCTGGAAGCGCGCGTCGCCGGGGCTGGGCAAGAAAGCGCGCTATCGGCCTATATCAAGCTCTCGGCCGACGATTGCGAGGAGCCGAAGCCGTCGGCTTCGTGGATGTTTTCCGCAATTGCGGAGGACCCCGATTTCCTGACGCCGATAAAGTCGTTCAAGCGGCAGCTGTTCGAGCGGCTGAAGGGCGAGACGAAGGATGTCGGATCGCTGCTCGTCTGTTTCCTCGCCATCGAGGGAATGCGCAGCATGAATCTGTTCGATTTCGATGTGCTGTCGAAGGATGAGCGCCAGCTCTTGATCGAATCGCTGCTCAAGATCGCTGGTTGA